From the Conger conger chromosome 14, fConCon1.1, whole genome shotgun sequence genome, one window contains:
- the mmp24 gene encoding matrix metalloproteinase-24: protein MAGAGVKRRKAGLPGFCWKTCYFHILFWVVSVCGEEKTFIVETWLKNYGYLLPHDIRTSDLRSEKAMQSAVAAMQRFYGIPVTGVLDQTTIEWMRKPRCGVPDHPRFSRRVSRRRRNKRYALTGQKWRQKHITYSIHNFTPKVGEKDTQRAIRQAFDVWQTVTPLTFEEIPYSEIKSERKEADIMIFFASGFHGDSSPFDGEGGFLAHAYFPGPGIGGDTHFDSDEPWTLGNANHDGNDLFLVAVHELGHALGLEHSNDPSAIMAPFYQYMETHNFKLPLDDLQGIQKIYGIPTAMLEPTRPLPTLPARRTHSTSERKPDRQSRPPRPPSGDKPSSPGSGKPNICDGNFNTVAFFRREMFVFKDRWFWRLRNNKVQEGYPMQIEQFWKGLPARIDAAYERSDGKFVFFKGDKYWVFKEVTAEAGYPHSLVDLGNCLPRDGIDTALRWEPVGKTYFFKGDQYWRYNEEKRAADPGYPKPITVWKGIPEAPQGAFVSREGFYTYFYKGKDYWKFDNQKLNVEPGYPKSILKDWMGCDQSEMEKNKDRQLPHDDVDIMVTINDVPSTVNAIAVVIPCILSLCILVLVYTIFQFKNKGVQQNVTYYKHPVQEWV from the exons ATGGCGGGGGCGGGAGTGAAGAGGAGGAAAGCCGGGCTCCCGGGTTTCTGCTGGAAAACCtgctattttcatattttattctggGTTGTCTCAGTCTGTGGTGAAGAGAAGACCTTCATCGTTGAG ACTTGGCTGAAGAACTATGGCTACCTGCTCCCACACGACATCCGGACGTCGGACCTGCGGTCGGAGAAAGCCATGCAGTCCGCGGTCGCTGCCATGCAGCGCTTCTACGGGATCCCAGTCACCGGGGTGCTGGACCAGACCACCATTGA GTGGATGCGGAAACCTCGCTGTGGGGTCCCTGATCACCCCCGGTTCAGCCGCCGGGTCAGCCGCCGGAGGCGAAACAAACGTTATGCTCTGACAGGTCAAAAatggagacagaaacacatcacatacag CATACACAACTTCACTCCCAAAGTTGGGGAGAAGGACACGCAGAGGGCCATCCGCCAGGCCTTCGACGTCTGGCAGACAGTCACGCCGCTGACCTTCGAGGAGATCCCGTACTCGGAGATCAAGAGCGAGAGGAAGGAGGCTGACATCATGATCTTCTTCGCCTCTGGTTTCCATGGCGACAGCTCTCCTTTTGACGGAGAAGGAGGCTTCCTGGCCCACGCCTACTTCCCGGGCCCGGGGATCGGAGGGGACACGCACTTCGACTCGGATGAACCCTGGACTCTGGGAAACGCCAATCACGATG GGAATGACTTGTTCCTGGTGGCGGTTCATGAGCTGGGCCATGCCCTGGGGCTAGAACACTCCAATGACCCCAGCGCCATCATGGCCCCTTTCTACCAGTACATGGAGACCCACAACTTTAAGCTGCCCCTCGATGACCTACAGGgcatacagaaaatatatg GAATCCCCACCGCCATGTTGGAGCCCACCAGGCCCTTACCCACTCTCCCCGCCCGCCGCACCCACTCCACCTCTGAGCGGAAACCCGACCGGCAGTCTCGGCCACCGCGTCCACCCTCCGGGGACAAGCCCTCCTCTCCTGGTAGTGGAAAACCCAACATCTGTGACGGGAACTTCAACACTGTGGCCTTCTTCAGACGTGAGATGTTCGTTTTCAAG GACCGCTGGTTCTGGCGACTGCGTAACAACAAGGTGCAGGAGGGATACCCGATGCAGATCGAGCAGTTCTGGAAAGGCCTTCCTGCTCGGATCGATGCAGCTTACGAACGATCGGATGGAAAGTTTGTCTTCTTTAAAG GCGACAAGTACTGGGTGTTCAAGGAGGTTACTGCTGAGGCGGGATACCCCCACAGCTTAGTGGACCTGGGGAACTGCCTGCCGCGGGATGGCATCGATACGGCCCTGCGCTGGGAGCCTGTGGGCAAGACATACTTCTTCAAAGGGGACCAGTACTGGCGCTACAACGAGGAGAAGAGGGCCGCTGACCCCGGGTACCCCAAACCCATCACCGTCTGGAAGGGCATTCCTGAGGCTCCACAAGGGGCATTTGTCAGCAGGGAAGGCT tcTATACCTATTTCTACAAAGGGAAGGATTACTGGAAGTTTGACAACCAGAAACTGAACGTGGAGCCTGGATACCCCAAGTCGATCCTGAAGGACTGGATGGGCTGTGACCAATCGgagatggagaagaacaaagaccGGCAGCTGCCCCACGATGACGTGGACATCATGGTGACCATCAACGACGTGCCGAGCACAGTCAACGCCATCGCCGTCGTGATCCCCTGCATCCTGTCTCTCTGCATCCTGGTCCTGGTCTACACCATCTTTCAGTTCAAGAACAAAGGCGTGCAGCAGAACGTCACCTACTACAAACACCCTGTGCAAGAGTGGGTATGA